A single Tenacibaculum sp. 190524A02b DNA region contains:
- the nusG gene encoding transcription termination/antitermination protein NusG: MADSVMKWYVVRAIGGQENKVKTYIETEIARHGLSDFVNQVIVPTEKVIQVRNGKKINRERVYFPGYVMVEANLAGEVPHVIKAVTGVIGFLGETKGGDPVPMRKSEVNRMLGKVDELSVKDENVVIPYSVGETVKVIDGPFNGFDGTVENVNEEKRKLEVMVKIFGRKTPLELNYMQVEKI, from the coding sequence ATGGCTGATTCGGTGATGAAGTGGTACGTAGTTAGGGCTATCGGTGGACAAGAAAATAAAGTAAAAACTTATATCGAGACTGAAATAGCTCGTCATGGTTTATCTGATTTTGTTAACCAAGTTATTGTTCCTACAGAAAAAGTTATTCAGGTAAGAAATGGGAAAAAAATAAACAGAGAACGCGTTTATTTTCCAGGATATGTCATGGTAGAAGCTAATTTAGCAGGGGAAGTACCACACGTAATAAAGGCTGTAACTGGGGTTATTGGTTTTTTAGGTGAGACTAAAGGAGGAGACCCGGTACCAATGAGAAAGTCTGAGGTTAATAGAATGTTAGGTAAGGTTGATGAATTATCTGTAAAAGATGAGAATGTAGTTATACCTTACAGTGTTGGAGAGACAGTTAAGGTTATTGATGGGCCATTTAATGGTTTTGACGGAACTGTTGAGAATGTAAATGAAGAAAAACGTAAATTAGAAGTAATGGTGAAGATATTCGGAAGGAAGACACCGTTAGAGTTAAATTACATGCAAGTAGAGAAAATATAA
- the secE gene encoding preprotein translocase subunit SecE, with the protein MNNFIQYIKDSFEELNTNMTWVSREEAQKSTVVVAAFTIAFALVVAAIDKVFQTGLDNFFKMF; encoded by the coding sequence ATGAATAACTTTATACAATACATCAAGGATTCTTTTGAAGAATTAAACACAAATATGACTTGGGTGTCTCGTGAAGAAGCTCAAAAGTCAACAGTAGTAGTAGCAGCTTTTACTATTGCTTTTGCATTAGTTGTAGCAGCTATTGATAAAGTTTTTCAAACAGGATTAGATAACTTCTTTAAAATGTTTTAA